In one window of Denticeps clupeoides chromosome 2, fDenClu1.1, whole genome shotgun sequence DNA:
- the chmp4c gene encoding charged multivesicular body protein 4c produces the protein MLPGARTGVRFQEAAGWSSGRTGRNHTRSSEALLNQGNPQKNMSKISKMFKGSSGSGSKSKHRSRPGPSPQEAIHKLRETEEMLTKKQHYLERKIEEEISIAKKNGTKNKRAALQALKRKKRFEQQLTQIDGTLSTIEFQREALENASTNTEVLKNMGFAAKAIKGVHQNMDLDKIDDLMADITEQQDVAQEISDAISRPFGDQFDEDELLAELAELEQEELEESMKNMGRLPSVPATKLPSTKPSHRATSKKRVEDEADMKTLAAWAS, from the exons ATGCTTCCAGGTGCAAGGACAG GTGTCCGGTTTCAGGAAGCAGCAGGTTGGAGTTCTGGACGGACAGGCAGGAACCACACACGCTCTTCAGAGGCACTTTTAAATCAGGGGAACCCCCAGAAGAACATGAGCAAGATTTCTAAAATGTTTAAGGGGAGCTCCGGCTCCGGCTCGAAATCAAAGCACCGGTCCCGGCCAGGACCCTCCCCGCAGGAGGCCATCCACAAGCTGCGGGAGACCGAGGAGATGCTCACCAAAAAGCAGCATTACCTGGAGAGGAAAATAGAGGAGGAGATTTCCATAGCCAAGAAGAATGGCACCAAAAACAAAAGAG CTGCATTGCAAGCATTGAAGAGGAAGAAGCGCTTTGAGCAGCAGCTGACACAGATTGATGGGACCCTGTCTACCATTGAGTTCCAGAGAGAGGCTCTGGAGAATGCCAGCACCAACACAGAGGTGCTAAAGAACATGGGCTTTGCCGCCAAGGCCATTAAAGGGGTCCATCAGAATAT GGATTTGGACAAAATCGACGATCTCATGGCAGACATCACAGAACAGCAAGATGTGGCTCAGGAGATTTCTGATGCGATTTCACGACCCTTTGGGGATCAGTTTGATGAG GATGAGCTCTTAGCGGAGTTGGCTGAGCTTGAGCAGGAAGAGCTGGAGGAGAGCATGAAGAACATGGGCCGATTACCTAGTGTGCCTGCCACAAAGCTGCCCAGCACAAAGCCCAGTCACCGTGCCA CATCAAAGAAAAGAGTGGAAGATGAGGCTGACATGAAGACACTTGCTGCTTGGGCCTCCTGA
- the LOC114784821 gene encoding zinc finger BED domain-containing protein 1-like — protein MTTLNMKTEEDMDYVPQEDQVKIDNVESWTIENSANEPELQLVPKQKARSVVWNYFGLLPDEDGNAVDDGKPICRRCLTFVPAKRGNTTNLFSHLQRRHPEIVMELADQSESSSAGDDDLRSKQKDCDPDYVPTEDQRFGRMSTHLTAKGKRKSVIWKFFGYLTDEKGHPIEDAQPVCRACYKTVRAKGGNTTNLFCHLKHRHPELVSELKNELSEQKSSLACLNGNTYNKNLEAVRESSEDHTDSNGSMALDSTDLPARPPILLPKENTRSLIWNYYGFPPDELGKPLDEDRPICKQCFKTVPAKNGHTSNLYQHLQYQHPHLASEVKQHYESVIPLMTPVAVMSPPLSTSNDEDGSARQVQALNRALAECICLNQLPVHIVETAGFRDLVLKLNSSYKPPGPDFFMTTEIPQLYAEARLAMRAQLSKVCHYSCSAELKGSVGAMDVCMVITVQWISDNWQMQSWCLGSAALNSEFSSETLREVLDEMVQEQWSLDLSKMTGITTHYGTNYRKAFSGYNWVPSFRHNLDVAVYKAVNMDRVAGSLSRIRKTVSAFTRSAKMAKLLLARQEELGLPQQPLVHDEPTHWSSTFDMVGRFIEQRRAVCALLDDLPDKSQLLPKESEFTALETFHEILSPLRGLSDLLSGEKDPMLSSVLPLSWKILSCLCLSDEDSVLARDMKEKISGELKSRYKNRELQILLNTGTFLDPRFKDTFVIMQNDVKETLLEKAKAIDFEYPPQTSCDPKEKFEEGPDPKRAKMDMKGFLSSIKTEKKAGVTEVAAAVGNHKLQKEIEAYCHMEEIGAEEDPLAWWRQNGSSLPLLSQCAQRYLCIMASASQHSDFACSSKRRGVSEENKALIDFLAKNLLQFKLKWCLLGEMRPEQHHDIVDKLAESW, from the exons ATGACGACTCTAAACATGAAGACGGAGGAAGATATGGACTACGTCCCTCAAGAGGACCAGGTTAAAATTGACAACGTTGAGTCTTGGACTATCGAAAACAGCGCAAATGAACCAGAGCTGCAGTTAGTGCCCAAACAGAAGGCAAGGAGCGTGGTGTGGAACTACTTTGGCTTACTCCCCGACGAAGATGGAAATGCCGTGGATGATGGCAAGCCCATCTGCAGACGCTGTCTAACATTCGTCCCAGCAAAAAGGGGAAACACAACAAACCTCTTCAGCCACTTGCAGCGCCGCCACCCCGAAATAGTTATGGAGCTGGCAGACCAGTCTGAG AGCTCATCTGCCGGTGATGATGATTTGAGATCTAAACAGAAGGACTGTGATCCAGATTATGTACCAACAGAGGATCAGAGGTTTGGCAGGATGTCTACACATCTGACGGCaaaagggaaaagaaagagTGTCATTTGGAAGTTTTTTGGCTATTTGACAGACGAAAAGGGCCATCCAATTGAGGATGCCCAGCCGGTGTGCAGGGCATGCTACAAAACTGTCCGGGCCAAAGGAGGCAACACCACAAATCTGTTCTGCCATCTGAAGCACCGACACCCAGAGCTTGTCAGTGAGCTGAAGAATGAACTGAGTGAACAGAAG TCGAGCCTGGCTTGTCTGAATGGAAACACCTACAACAAAAATTTGGAAGCTGTTCGTGAGTCTTCTGAGGACCACACTGACAGCAATGGTTCCATGGCCTTGGATTCTACAGACCTCCCTGCTCGTCCACCAATACTCCTACCGAAGGAGAACACCAGGAGCTTGATATGGAACTACTATGGCTTTCCACCTGACGAGTTGGGAAAGCCCTTGGATGAAGACAGGCCCATTTGTAAGCAGTGTTTCAAAACGGTTCCCGCTAAAAATGGACACACATCTAACCTGTACCAGCATCTTCAGTATCAACATCCTCACCTTGCCAGTGAAGTGAAGCAACACTATGAG AGCGTAATCCCCTTAATGACACCAGTAGCGGTGATGAGCCCCCCCCTCAGCACCAGTAACGATGAGGATGGCAGCGCCAGACAGGTACAAGCTTTAAACCGGGCTCTGGCGGAATGCATCTGCCTGAATCAGCTTCCTGTTCACATCGTGGAAACCGCAGGCTTCAGAGACCTTGTCCTGAAGCTGAATAGCAGCTACAAACCGCCGGGCCCAGATTTCTTCATGACCACTGAGATCCCGCAGCTGTATGCAGAGGCCCGCCTGGCCATGAGGGCTCAGCTGAGCAAGGTCTGTCATTATTCCTGTTCCGCCGAGCTGAAAGGCAGCGTTGGCGCGATGGACGTCTGCATGGTGATAACAGTCCAGTGGATTTCGGACAACTGGCAGATGCAGTCGTGGTGCCTCGGCTCAGCAGCACTGAACAGCGAATTCTCCTCCGAGACCCTGAGAGAAGTCCTCGATGAGATGGTGCAGGAGCAGTGGTCATTGGACCTTTCAAAAATGACTGGAATCACCACCCATTATGGCACAAACTACCGCAAGGCCTTCTCAGGATACAACTGGGTCCCGTCCTTCAGGCACAACCTGGACGTAGCGGTCTACAAAGCCGTTAACATGGACCGGGTGGCCGGAAGCCTGTCTAGAATCCGCAAGACGGTGTCGGCATTCACCCGGTCGGCCAAGATGGCCAAATTGCTTTTGGCCAGGCAAGAAGAGCTGGGCCTACCGCAGCAGCCGCTGGTGCACGATGAGCCGACGCACTGGAGCTCCACCTTTGACATGGTGGGCAGGTTTATTGAGCAGCGTCGGGCGGTGTGCGCCCTGCTGGACGATTTGCCCGACAAGTCGCAGCTGTTGCCGAAGGAATCTGAATTCACTGCGCTGGAAACCTTCCATGAAATCCTCTCTCCGCTCAGGGGCCTGTCGGACCTGTTGAGTGGCGAGAAGGACCCCATGTTGTCATCGGTTCTTCCTCTCAGCTGGAAGATCCTGTCCTGTCTCTGCCTTTCAGATGAGGATAGTGTCCTGGCCCGGGACATGAAGGAGAAGATCAGTGGGGAGCTGAAAAGCCGATACAAAAACAGGGAGCTGCAGATCCTGCTTAATACCGGCACCTTCCTGGATCCACGCTTCAAGGACACTTTCGTCATCATGCAGAACGATGTCAAGGAGACCCTCTTGGAGAAAGCCAAAGCCATCGACTTTGAGTATCCACCGCAGACCAGTTGTGATCCCAAAGAGAAGTTTGAAGAGGGACCAGATCCCAAGCGTGCCAAGATGGACATGAAGGGTTTCCTGTCCAGCATCAAAACCGAGAAGAAGGCTGGAGTCACCGAGGTGGCTGCTGCTGTCGGAAACCACAAACTGCAAAAGGAGATTGAGGCGTACTGCCACATGGAGGAGATCGGTGCTGAGGAGGACCCGCTGGCGTGGTGGCGTCAGAATGGCAGCAGCCTGCCTCTCCTGTCCCAGTGTGCCCAGCGGTACCTCTGCATCATGGCGTCAGCGTCCCAGCATTCGGATTTTGCCTGCAGCTCTAAACGCAGAGGGGTCAGCGAGGAAAACAAAGCCCTGATTGACTTCCTGGCCAAGAACCTGCTCCAG TTTAAGCTTAAATGGTGCCTTTTGGGTGAAATGAGACCAGAGCAGCATCACGACATTGTGGACAAACTTGCTGAAAGTTGGTAA
- the gimap4 gene encoding GTPase IMAP family member 4, with product MNPDKPRPSVDDDAEEEEEQAALAARNANRLSELRLVLLGWRWPGKSLTGNTILGREDFRLERAAEFCVKRETEVDGRQVTVVDTPGWFSSQGTPAAYQEEMIRASSMCPPGPHAFLLVVPVGMFTDTDRARVEENLALLGDEVWRHTIVVFTWAEVLRDIPIERYIRREGRDLQWVLDKCKNRYHLINNLVFGKHPQVPALMEKVEKMVAEEVGHYNPEKAEPPQNQTQAQNENQKPNQVKETRDLGARPKQNGSFGSLKGMEAEPVQKTCSRASASDDLRVPQ from the exons ATGAATCCGGACAAGCCGAGACCGTCAGTAG ATGACGAcgcggaggaagaggaggagcaggcAGCACTGGCCGCCCGCAACGCCAACCGTCTGTCTGAGCTGCGTCTGGTCCTGCTGGGCTGGAGGTGGCCGGGGAAGAGCCTGACCGGAAACACCATCCTGGGCCGTGAGGACTTCCGCCTGGAGCGCGCCGCAGAGTTCTGCGTGAAGCGCGAGACGGAGGTGGACGGCCGCCAGGTGACTGTGGTGGACACTCCTGGCTGGTTCTCGTCTCAGGGTACGCCTGCCGCATATCAGGAGGAGATGATTCGGGCCTCCAGCATGTGTCCACCGGGGCCCCACGCGTTCCTCCTGGTCGTCCCCGTGGGCATGTTCACCGACACGGACCGCGCTCGTGTGGAGGAGAACCTGGCACTGCTTGGGGACGAGGTATGGCGACACACCATTGTGGTCTTTACGTGGGCTGAGGTCCTGCGGGACATACCGATCGAGAGGTACATACGCAGGGAGGGCCGCGACCTTCAGTGGGTGCTGGACAAGTGTAAAAACAGGTATCACCTCATCAACAACCTCGTTTTCGGAAAGCACCCCCAAGTGCCAGCCCTTATGGAGAAGGTTGAGAAGATGGTGGCCGAAGAGGTGGGGCACTACAACCCGGAGAAGGCGGAACCACCCCAGAACCAAACCCAAGCTCAGAATGAGAACCAGAAACCTAACCAGGTGAAAGAGACCAGAGACCTGGGTGCCAGGCCCAAACAGAACGGCTCCTTTGGATCCCTGAAAGGCATGGAGGCGGAGCCGGTGCAAA AGACGTGTAGTAGAGCCTCGGCCTCTGATGACCTCAGGGTACCGCAGTGA
- the zfand1 gene encoding AN1-type zinc finger protein 1, with the protein MAELDIGKHCEIKSCRQKDFLPFVCDACSGVFCFEHRSRESHSCPEVLVQREISASGGTTSYLCTFTDCKGKELLPVICPYCEKHFCLMHRHQDDHKCEKLETPKPRMAATQELVQKIVESKKNAPVSKGRRGAKNSATAAKVALMKLKLHAAGDKGLPQTERTYFQVFLPIEVRERSLPMFFCSGWSVGKVVDFAASQACLKNNNNVLTAKKLRMCHPETGEALGMDVTLQSLLSHPECPLYNGGNIILEYLDSENTALDDVTTYISQS; encoded by the exons atGGCGGAACTGGATATCGGAAaacattgtgaaataaaatCTTGTCGCCAAAAAG atttccTACCTTTTGTCTGTGATGCCTGCTCTGGTGTTTTCTG CTTCGAACACAGGAGTCGAGAATCTCACTCGTGCCCAGAG GTGCTGGTACAGAGGGAGATTTCCGCATCCGGAGGCACCACATCCTACCTTTGTACCTTTACGGACTGCAAGGGAAAGGAGCTGCTGCCTGTCATCTGCCCTTACTGTGAAAAGCACTTCTGCCTCAT GCATCGACACCAAGATGATCACAAGTGCGAGAAGTTGGAGACCCCCAAGCCACGAATGGCAGCCACACAGGAGCTGGTGCAAAAGATAGTAG AATCAAAGAAGAATGCACCAGTGAGTAAAGGTCGTAGGGGAGCAAAGAACAGCGCGACAGCGGCAAAGGTCGCCCTGATGAAGCTGAAACTGCACGCCGCCGGAGACAAAGGCCTTCCACAG ACAGAGAGAACATATTTCCAGGTTTTCCTTCCCATAGAAGTGAGAGAGCGCTCGCTGCCCATGTTCTTCTGCTCTGGCTGGAGCGTCGGGAAGGTGGTGGACTTCGCTGCTTCCCAGGCCTGCctaaagaacaacaacaacgtcCTCACGGCCAAG AAGCTACGTATGTGCCACCCTGAAACGGGCGAGGCCCTTGGAATGGACGTCACCCTGCAGTCTCTGCTCTCTCACCCAGAGTGCCCCCTATACAATGGCGGCAACATCATCCTCGAGTACCTGGACAGTGAAAACACGGCGCTCGATGATGTCACAACCTACATTTCCCAGTCCTGA